One window from the genome of Helicobacter pylori encodes:
- a CDS encoding site-specific DNA-methyltransferase, which yields MILNKIYIEDVFTFLDKLEDKSVDLAIIDPPYNLKIASWDSFKNDEEFLTFSYAWIDKVLPKIKDTGSFYIFNTPFNCALFLAYLRHKKAHFLNFITWVKKDGFANAKKRYNHAQESILFYSMHKKNYTFNADEVRIAYESTERIKHAQSKGILKNNKRWFPNPKGKLCLDVWEITSQRHVEKEKGKILKPKHPSIKPKALIERMIKASSHKNDLILDLFSGSGMISLVAKSLGRNLIGCESHAEYVHESLEMFRYNECE from the coding sequence TTGATTTTGAATAAGATTTATATAGAAGATGTTTTCACCTTTTTAGACAAATTAGAAGATAAAAGCGTTGATTTAGCCATTATTGATCCCCCCTACAATCTTAAAATTGCTTCATGGGATAGTTTTAAAAATGATGAAGAGTTTTTAACATTTTCTTACGCTTGGATTGATAAAGTGCTACCCAAAATCAAAGACACAGGGAGTTTTTATATCTTTAATACCCCCTTTAATTGCGCTTTATTTTTAGCGTATTTGCGCCATAAAAAAGCGCATTTTTTAAATTTTATCACTTGGGTTAAAAAAGATGGGTTTGCCAACGCCAAAAAGCGTTATAACCACGCGCAAGAAAGCATTTTATTTTATAGCATGCATAAGAAAAACTACACCTTTAATGCCGATGAAGTTCGCATTGCTTATGAATCCACCGAACGCATCAAACATGCTCAAAGTAAGGGGATTTTAAAAAATAACAAACGCTGGTTCCCTAACCCTAAGGGTAAATTATGCCTTGATGTGTGGGAAATCACTTCACAAAGGCATGTTGAAAAAGAGAAGGGTAAAATCCTTAAGCCCAAACACCCCAGCATCAAACCTAAAGCGCTCATTGAACGCATGATAAAGGCTAGCTCTCACAAAAACGATTTGATTTTAGATTTGTTTAGCGGCAGTGGAATGATTAGCTTAGTGGCTAAAAGTTTGGGGCGTAATTTGATAGGGTGTGAGAGCCATGCTGAATATGTGCATGAGAGTTTAGAAATGTTTAGGTATAATGAATGCGAATAA
- a CDS encoding DNA-methyltransferase, giving the protein MNINKVFYHSSTNMNEVPDNSVDLIITSPPYFNIKDYAKNGTQDLQHSVQHVEDLGALEKYEDYLLGLLKVWLECYRVLKPNGKLCINVPLMPMLKKVLNTHYNRHIFDLHADIQHSILHDLNNTLENKPKMFLLDVYIWKRANPTKRLMFGSYPFPRNFYAQNTIEFIGVFVKDGKPKQPTEEQKEQSQLTQEEWVEFTKQIWEIPIPNKNDIAFGKHAALMPAELARRLIRLYSCVGDVVLDPFSGSGTTLREAKLLKRNFIGYELYENYKPLIEQKLGNLFDFE; this is encoded by the coding sequence TTGAATATCAATAAAGTGTTTTATCATAGCAGCACCAACATGAATGAAGTGCCAGATAATAGCGTGGATTTGATCATCACAAGCCCGCCTTATTTCAACATTAAAGATTACGCAAAAAATGGCACACAAGATTTACAGCATTCAGTCCAACATGTTGAAGATTTGGGGGCGTTAGAAAAATATGAAGATTATCTTTTAGGTCTTTTAAAAGTTTGGCTTGAGTGCTACAGAGTGCTAAAACCCAATGGTAAGCTATGCATTAATGTGCCTTTAATGCCCATGCTTAAAAAGGTTTTAAACACGCACTATAACCGCCATATCTTTGATTTGCATGCTGATATTCAACACTCCATTTTGCATGATTTAAACAACACGCTAGAAAACAAGCCTAAAATGTTCTTACTAGATGTCTATATTTGGAAACGCGCCAATCCTACTAAAAGATTGATGTTTGGGAGCTACCCTTTTCCTAGGAATTTTTATGCGCAAAATACTATAGAATTTATCGGCGTGTTTGTCAAAGACGGCAAACCCAAACAACCCACAGAAGAGCAAAAAGAACAAAGCCAATTGACTCAAGAGGAATGGGTGGAATTTACCAAACAAATTTGGGAAATCCCAATCCCTAATAAAAACGATATTGCTTTTGGTAAGCATGCGGCTTTAATGCCGGCTGAATTAGCAAGGCGCTTGATTAGATTGTATAGTTGCGTGGGCGATGTGGTTCTAGATCCATTTAGCGGGAGCGGGACAACCTTAAGGGAAGCAAAACTTTTAAAAAGAAATTTTATAGGTTATGAACTCTATGAAAATTATAAGCCCTTGATTGAGCAAAAACTAGGAAACTTGTTTGATTTTGAATAA
- a CDS encoding DNA methyltransferase — translation MKTNEAQFYEVLENLFIGVKIEDKQESLLDPNAKAMKNGMLNLMKAKSKYYQSKKQELEKFIDLKCQNNNDLKEELFDKLYSFFKRYLSANGGIYFNDTPLYDSLYTKSDYEKCSLKKDTALFYKTKDLYYVKSETIYKDFCFELEGILFNFDASSLESKKNNEKIDLVFNLKDTDTKTNTLNFSVTLSSKGTQTKTNEILKKCFNQGVKLNEEVLKKAFAKFKKQGSMDYFIHKNALGFLKEQLDLYLFEYLFKEMTAFDAKRLNEINTIKEVALQVIVLVSEFENELCKIWNKPRFVLNSHFIVSLDKLKAKNYDLNKITNHKNYPKQVKEWQDLNLEITDNLLENEFLPLDTIYFKDLEEEIKNLFSEDEINGTLIKSENYQALNSLKNRYKEAIDCIYIDPPYNTQNNEFVYADNFKRSSWLAMMENRLELAHALLNDKGVMFVSIDDNEQAYLKVLMDEVFNGGG, via the coding sequence ATGAAAACGAACGAAGCGCAATTTTATGAAGTTTTAGAAAACCTTTTTATAGGCGTTAAGATTGAAGACAAACAAGAAAGCCTTTTAGATCCTAACGCTAAAGCAATGAAAAATGGCATGCTCAATCTCATGAAGGCTAAGAGCAAGTATTATCAAAGCAAAAAACAAGAATTAGAAAAATTCATTGATTTAAAATGCCAAAATAACAACGATCTCAAAGAAGAATTGTTTGACAAACTCTATAGCTTTTTCAAGCGTTATTTGAGCGCTAATGGAGGGATTTATTTCAACGACACGCCCCTTTATGATAGCCTTTATACCAAAAGCGATTATGAAAAATGCTCCCTTAAAAAAGACACCGCCTTATTTTATAAAACTAAAGATCTTTACTATGTGAAAAGCGAAACGATTTATAAGGATTTTTGCTTTGAATTAGAGGGTATTCTTTTTAATTTTGACGCTTCTTCATTGGAAAGTAAAAAAAATAATGAAAAAATAGATTTAGTCTTTAATCTAAAAGATACAGACACAAAAACTAACACCCTGAATTTTAGCGTTACGCTCAGTAGCAAGGGAACTCAAACAAAAACGAATGAAATCCTAAAAAAATGTTTCAATCAAGGCGTCAAACTTAATGAAGAAGTGTTAAAAAAAGCGTTTGCTAAATTCAAAAAGCAAGGCAGTATGGATTATTTCATCCATAAAAACGCGCTAGGGTTTTTAAAAGAGCAGTTGGATTTGTATCTGTTTGAATACCTTTTTAAAGAAATGACTGCATTTGATGCCAAACGCCTTAATGAGATCAACACCATTAAGGAAGTGGCGTTGCAAGTGATTGTATTAGTGAGCGAATTTGAAAACGAACTTTGTAAGATTTGGAACAAACCCCGCTTTGTATTGAACTCGCATTTCATTGTGAGCTTAGACAAATTAAAAGCCAAAAACTACGATCTAAATAAAATCACAAACCACAAAAACTACCCCAAACAAGTTAAAGAATGGCAAGACTTGAATTTAGAGATCACAGACAATCTTTTAGAAAACGAGTTTTTGCCCCTAGACACGATTTATTTTAAAGATTTAGAAGAAGAGATTAAAAACTTATTCAGCGAAGATGAAATCAACGGCACGCTCATTAAAAGCGAAAACTACCAAGCCCTAAACTCCCTTAAAAACCGCTATAAAGAAGCCATTGATTGCATTTATATTGATCCGCCTTATAACACGCAAAACAATGAATTTGTTTATGCGGATAATTTCAAGCGCTCCAGCTGGCTCGCTATGATGGAAAACCGCCTAGAGCTTGCGCATGCCTTATTGAATGATAAAGGCGTGATGTTTGTGAGCATTGATGACAACGAACAGGCTTACTTGAAAGTGTTGATGGACGAAGTGTTTAATGGGGGGGGGTGA
- a CDS encoding DNA methyltransferase, with translation MGGGDNFVANVVWQRSYSPINLKKHFSNNHDYILTYSKNIENLHDFTLERTKEMNARYKNLDNDERGVWKSSDLSVGPAVERNIYPIFNPYTKQEILPPHGYSWLFSQERLQELIADNRIFFPKSGRGVPCYKRFLSEVKQGVTPMSLWTYQEVGHTQDAKREIKEIFDGKALFDTPKPESLLQRILEISTKENDLVCDFFAGSGTTCAVAHKMKRKYIGIEMGEHFERVILPRLKKVIGGFKSGAAKEFNKGGVVKVYELESYEEILRKIKYEDNDKPLAYDEQYSDLVECKNESYMLNIEALEKMGVDIKETLENLHGVGVEFFNEKVVKFKGNDKEIEILKALKEALIW, from the coding sequence ATGGGGGGGGGTGATAACTTTGTAGCCAATGTGGTTTGGCAACGATCCTATTCTCCCATTAATTTAAAAAAACATTTTTCTAACAACCATGACTATATTTTAACTTATTCAAAAAACATTGAAAACTTGCATGATTTTACCCTTGAGCGCACAAAAGAAATGAATGCACGCTATAAAAATTTAGATAATGATGAAAGAGGCGTGTGGAAGTCCTCCGATTTGTCAGTTGGACCGGCTGTTGAGCGCAATATTTACCCTATTTTTAACCCCTACACCAAGCAAGAAATCTTACCCCCTCATGGTTATTCATGGCTTTTTTCACAAGAAAGATTACAAGAATTGATCGCTGATAATCGCATCTTTTTCCCTAAAAGTGGTAGGGGTGTGCCATGTTACAAACGCTTTTTAAGTGAAGTCAAGCAAGGCGTAACCCCCATGAGTTTATGGACTTATCAAGAAGTAGGACACACTCAAGACGCTAAAAGAGAAATCAAAGAGATTTTTGATGGGAAAGCCCTTTTTGACACCCCCAAACCCGAATCCCTACTCCAACGCATTTTAGAAATTTCCACAAAAGAAAACGATCTCGTGTGTGATTTTTTCGCCGGGAGCGGGACGACTTGCGCGGTGGCGCACAAAATGAAAAGGAAGTATATCGGTATTGAAATGGGAGAGCATTTTGAGCGCGTGATTTTGCCTCGCCTTAAAAAGGTTATAGGCGGTTTTAAAAGCGGCGCGGCTAAAGAATTTAATAAAGGTGGGGTAGTCAAAGTCTATGAATTGGAAAGCTATGAAGAGATTTTAAGAAAAATCAAGTATGAAGACAACGACAAACCCCTAGCGTATGATGAACAATACAGCGATTTAGTGGAATGCAAAAACGAATCTTACATGCTCAATATAGAAGCGCTAGAAAAAATGGGCGTGGATATTAAAGAAACTTTAGAAAATTTACACGGCGTTGGAGTGGAGTTTTTCAATGAAAAAGTGGTGAAATTTAAAGGGAATGATAAAGAAATAGAGATTTTAAAGGCCTTAAAAGAAGCGCTCATTTGGTAA
- a CDS encoding DEAD/DEAH box helicase family protein, whose translation MAKKKQEIRNNEIFVAQKLAEEELNINEINDPLEMLDFKSFDSNKELLDYQQQALINAFRMLVAYFRDFKENKKEFYAFYQKHYSFANCDFAKKKLNHLLKSHFKVENHCVKFENFINRLAFYMATGSGKTIVIIKLVELLSVAMGMGLIPKKNIMFFSANEHLIKQFEKEIEKYNRNKDYSKQIDFKNLKSVKNKDFYRAPKDSLMKKIALFYYRADLMSDEESKENLLNYKDCWDNGENYVILDEAHKGNKTESKRQAIFSLLSQKGFLFNFSATFTEESDLITAVYNLSVGEWVKLGYGKESVLLKKNNLSAFKELKDLNDREKEIALLKALLLLGMQKRYKVEGYFYDPLMLVFTHSVNVENSDAEIFFKTLARVIENDDESDFLKAKDDLLEELEGPEFLFSDGKDQKDKIEVFKEGLKSMDFKGLKEAVFYASNGHIEVIINPKNNQEIAFKLNTSDKVFCLIRIGDITEWIREKLKSVKVVSKNLSFKEESYFSQIDKSSINILVGSRAFDTGWDSTRPSVILFLNIGLDDDAKKLVKQSFGRGVRIESVKNQRQRLAYLDIDEAVKDKLKPNAAMLETLFVIPTNHASLEAILKFQKESENGGENRGSWHEIKLEKTPMKHALFVPCYRKEQTNALKISPSASFKMSEKNFKDLKEHFHLMSEKHFILKHEIYDPKDYALLKEMIQTVHFKKVSTWHYKDLDYMISEIKGKLYPNQKVPKDEFNALDNEKIVHFKRIKVKADKKEKLIQTIQEVKEYVPLDTEKHKQDKTFKVDDAELLKLKEHYYTPLIKAKNCDWLKHVVKVKSESDFLEELLKITETLQENYDFWAFSKIDEHLDNLFIPYIDNGTTERRFFPDFIFWLQKGNTQIICFIDPKGSKRTDYEHKADAYQLFKDKVFNPKDNPNLKIKVVLKFYGDKDDVGERYRDLWIEKGKLEYFFLDLKDWPDFIEKG comes from the coding sequence ATGGCAAAGAAAAAACAAGAAATAAGGAATAATGAAATTTTTGTCGCTCAAAAACTCGCTGAAGAGGAATTGAATATTAACGAGATTAACGATCCGTTAGAAATGCTGGACTTTAAAAGCTTTGATAGTAATAAAGAGCTTTTAGATTACCAACAGCAAGCTTTGATCAACGCTTTTAGAATGCTTGTCGCTTATTTTAGGGATTTCAAAGAAAATAAAAAAGAATTTTACGCGTTTTATCAAAAACATTATTCATTCGCTAATTGCGATTTCGCTAAAAAGAAACTCAACCATTTGTTAAAGAGCCATTTTAAGGTAGAAAATCATTGCGTGAAGTTTGAAAACTTTATCAACCGCCTAGCCTTTTACATGGCCACAGGGAGCGGTAAAACGATCGTCATTATCAAACTGGTAGAGCTTTTAAGCGTGGCTATGGGAATGGGTTTGATCCCTAAGAAAAATATCATGTTTTTTAGCGCGAACGAGCATTTGATCAAGCAATTTGAAAAAGAAATTGAAAAATACAACCGCAATAAGGACTATTCCAAACAAATTGATTTCAAAAACCTTAAAAGCGTTAAGAATAAGGATTTTTATCGCGCTCCAAAAGATTCTTTAATGAAAAAAATCGCTCTTTTTTATTACCGCGCGGATTTAATGAGCGATGAAGAAAGCAAGGAAAACCTTTTAAATTATAAGGATTGTTGGGATAATGGGGAAAACTATGTGATTTTAGATGAAGCGCATAAGGGGAATAAGACTGAGAGCAAAAGACAGGCTATTTTTAGCCTATTATCTCAAAAAGGGTTTTTATTCAATTTCAGTGCCACTTTCACCGAAGAGAGCGATCTCATCACTGCGGTGTATAATTTAAGCGTGGGCGAGTGGGTGAAGCTTGGCTATGGTAAAGAGTCTGTTTTATTGAAGAAAAACAATTTAAGCGCTTTTAAGGAATTGAAAGATTTAAACGATAGGGAAAAAGAAATCGCTCTTTTAAAGGCGTTATTGCTTTTAGGCATGCAAAAACGCTATAAAGTAGAAGGCTATTTTTACGACCCTTTAATGCTCGTGTTCACGCATTCTGTGAACGTGGAAAACAGCGATGCGGAAATCTTTTTTAAAACTTTAGCACGCGTGATTGAAAATGACGATGAGAGCGATTTTTTAAAGGCTAAAGACGATTTATTAGAGGAATTAGAGGGTCCGGAATTCCTTTTTAGCGATGGCAAAGATCAAAAAGATAAAATTGAGGTTTTTAAAGAGGGTTTAAAAAGCATGGATTTTAAAGGCTTAAAAGAAGCAGTTTTTTATGCCAGTAACGGGCATATTGAAGTCATCATTAACCCTAAAAACAACCAAGAAATCGCTTTCAAGCTCAACACAAGCGACAAAGTCTTTTGCCTGATTAGAATAGGCGATATTACAGAATGGATCCGTGAAAAATTAAAGAGCGTGAAGGTGGTGAGTAAGAATTTGAGCTTTAAAGAAGAGAGCTATTTCAGCCAGATTGATAAGAGCAGTATCAATATTTTAGTGGGGTCTCGCGCTTTTGATACCGGGTGGGATAGCACAAGGCCTAGCGTGATTTTATTTTTAAATATAGGGCTTGATGATGACGCTAAAAAATTGGTGAAACAATCTTTTGGCAGGGGCGTAAGGATTGAAAGCGTCAAAAACCAACGCCAAAGGTTAGCGTATTTAGACATAGATGAAGCCGTTAAAGACAAGCTGAAACCAAACGCTGCAATGCTGGAAACGCTTTTTGTGATACCCACCAACCATGCAAGCCTTGAAGCGATTTTAAAGTTCCAAAAAGAGAGCGAAAATGGGGGTGAGAATAGAGGTTCTTGGCATGAAATCAAATTAGAAAAAACGCCCATGAAACACGCCTTATTCGTGCCTTGCTACCGAAAAGAACAAACCAACGCTCTTAAAATTTCTCCAAGCGCTTCGTTTAAAATGAGCGAAAAAAATTTTAAGGATTTAAAAGAGCATTTTCATTTAATGAGTGAAAAGCATTTTATTTTAAAGCATGAAATTTATGACCCTAAAGATTACGCGCTGTTAAAAGAAATGATACAAACAGTGCATTTTAAAAAGGTATCAACCTGGCATTATAAAGATTTAGATTACATGATTTCTGAAATTAAAGGCAAGCTATACCCTAATCAAAAAGTGCCTAAAGACGAATTTAACGCCCTAGATAATGAGAAAATCGTGCATTTTAAAAGGATTAAAGTTAAGGCAGATAAAAAAGAAAAATTGATTCAAACCATTCAAGAAGTGAAAGAGTATGTGCCTTTGGATACAGAAAAACACAAACAAGACAAAACGTTCAAAGTTGATGACGCAGAGCTGTTAAAACTCAAGGAGCATTACTACACCCCTTTAATTAAAGCCAAAAACTGCGATTGGCTTAAGCATGTGGTTAAAGTAAAGAGCGAGAGCGATTTTTTAGAAGAGTTGTTAAAGATTACCGAAACGCTGCAAGAAAACTATGATTTTTGGGCGTTCAGCAAGATTGATGAGCATTTAGACAATTTGTTTATCCCTTATATAGACAACGGCACTACAGAAAGGCGCTTTTTCCCTGATTTTATCTTTTGGCTGCAAAAAGGCAATACGCAGATCATTTGCTTCATTGATCCTAAAGGGAGCAAACGCACTGATTACGAGCATAAGGCAGATGCGTATCAACTTTTTAAAGATAAAGTTTTTAACCCTAAAGACAATCCCAATCTCAAAATCAAAGTGGTTTTAAAATTTTATGGGGATAAGGATGATGTGGGGGAGCGTTATAGGGATCTTTGGATTGAAAAAGGGAAACTAGAATATTTTTTTCTGGATTTAAAGGATTGGCCTGATTTCATTGAAAAGGGTTAA
- the mreC gene encoding rod shape-determining protein MreC has protein sequence MRFYFKFLWLLGIFLIFYFLDIKGSSSYISDRIKNALMSAKNSLLDNVQAYFFQAQNIKEFQKERLILEALKLENADLKERLNSIYPLENPKMTYTPTFMTSFISLEDTHSVSLNPIVNLEENKIYGLVSHNQAIGIAVLEKGRLNGFLNAHKRCAYSVMVGKNQVLGFIGSNFRQELIVDFIVPSAEINIGDQVLTSGLDGIFGAGVFVGEVSSIEDHYTYKSAVLKNAFISEAKLLRHVFLSGVKN, from the coding sequence ATGCGTTTTTATTTTAAATTCCTTTGGCTTTTAGGGATTTTTCTTATTTTTTATTTTTTAGACATTAAAGGCAGCTCTTCTTATATCAGCGACCGGATTAAAAACGCCTTGATGAGCGCTAAAAACAGCTTACTGGACAACGTTCAAGCGTATTTTTTTCAAGCCCAAAACATTAAGGAATTTCAAAAAGAACGCTTGATTTTAGAAGCTTTAAAACTAGAAAACGCTGATTTGAAAGAGCGTTTGAATAGTATCTATCCTTTAGAAAATCCAAAAATGACTTATACCCCCACCTTTATGACTTCATTCATCAGTTTAGAAGACACGCACAGCGTTTCTCTCAACCCTATTGTAAATTTAGAAGAAAATAAGATTTATGGCCTTGTCTCTCACAATCAAGCCATAGGCATTGCGGTGCTAGAAAAAGGGCGCTTGAACGGGTTTTTGAACGCTCACAAGCGGTGCGCTTATAGCGTGATGGTAGGCAAAAATCAAGTGCTAGGCTTCATAGGATCTAATTTTAGGCAAGAATTAATCGTGGATTTCATTGTCCCAAGCGCTGAAATCAACATAGGCGATCAAGTGCTAACGAGCGGGCTAGATGGGATTTTTGGAGCGGGGGTGTTTGTGGGCGAAGTTTCAAGCATTGAAGATCATTACACTTATAAAAGCGCGGTATTAAAAAACGCTTTTATAAGCGAAGCCAAACTTTTAAGGCATGTGTTTTTAAGCGGTGTGAAAAACTAG
- a CDS encoding rod shape-determining protein: protein MIFSKLIGLFSHDIAIDLGTANTIVLVKGQGIIINEPSIVAVRMGLFDSKAYDILAVGSEAKEMLGKTPNSIRAIRPMKDGVIADYDITAKMIRYFIEKAHKRKTWIRPRIMVCVPYGLTSVERNAVKESALSAGAREVFLIEEPMAAAIGAGLPVKEPQGSLIVDIGGGTTEIGVISLGGLVISKSIRVAGDKLDQSIVEYIRKKFNLLIGERTGEEIKIEIGCAIKLDPPLTMEVSGRDQVSGLLHTIELSSDDVFEAIKDQVREISSALRSVLEEVKPDLAKDIVQNGVVLTGGGALIKGLDKYLSDMVKLPVYVGDEPLLAVAKGTGEAIQDLDLLSRVGFSE, encoded by the coding sequence ATGATTTTTAGCAAATTGATCGGTTTGTTTTCGCATGATATTGCCATAGATTTAGGCACGGCTAACACGATCGTGCTAGTCAAAGGGCAGGGCATTATTATCAATGAGCCTTCTATTGTGGCGGTGCGCATGGGATTGTTTGATTCTAAAGCTTATGATATTTTGGCAGTGGGGAGCGAGGCTAAGGAAATGCTAGGCAAAACCCCTAACAGCATCAGAGCGATTCGCCCCATGAAAGATGGCGTGATTGCCGATTATGACATTACCGCTAAAATGATCCGCTACTTTATTGAAAAAGCGCACAAACGAAAAACATGGATCCGACCGCGCATCATGGTGTGCGTGCCTTATGGATTGACGAGCGTGGAAAGGAATGCGGTTAAAGAGAGCGCTTTAAGCGCGGGAGCTAGAGAAGTCTTTTTGATTGAAGAGCCTATGGCAGCTGCGATTGGAGCGGGCTTACCGGTGAAAGAGCCGCAAGGGAGTTTGATCGTGGATATTGGCGGTGGCACGACTGAAATTGGCGTGATCAGTCTTGGGGGGCTAGTCATTTCTAAAAGCATTAGAGTGGCTGGGGACAAATTGGATCAAAGCATCGTGGAATATATCCGCAAGAAATTCAATCTGTTGATAGGGGAGCGCACCGGCGAAGAGATTAAGATTGAAATCGGTTGCGCGATCAAATTGGATCCGCCTCTCACAATGGAAGTGTCAGGGAGGGATCAAGTGAGCGGGCTGTTGCACACGATTGAATTGAGCTCTGATGATGTGTTTGAAGCCATTAAAGATCAAGTGAGAGAGATTTCTAGCGCTTTAAGGAGCGTGCTTGAAGAAGTGAAGCCGGATTTAGCGAAAGACATTGTGCAAAATGGCGTGGTGCTTACCGGCGGTGGGGCTTTGATTAAGGGATTAGACAAGTATTTAAGCGATATGGTTAAACTCCCTGTGTATGTGGGCGATGAGCCTTTATTGGCGGTAGCCAAAGGTACAGGGGAAGCCATACAAGATTTGGATTTACTCAGCCGTGTGGGTTTTAGTGAATAA